The following coding sequences are from one Paenibacillus sp. FSL R5-0912 window:
- the atpB gene encoding F0F1 ATP synthase subunit A, with the protein MHEMPLIYVGGIPIDLSAVLMLVISSVIVFALVMLSVRNLSVDNPSRLQNFMEWVVEFVQGLISSAMDLKKGKPYISLGLTLILFIFVSNLLGLPFSFITEAEGPVHIFGHVIEATKNLTHGEHVEILWYKSPTADINVTAGLAIVVFVLMNYLGIKLNGKHYFKHYIEPFPIFLPLNIIENLAKPVALAIRLFANIFAGEVLITVILKLGIFSIPFLAVWQGFSIFVGALQAFIFTILTMVYIAQMTIHEEEAH; encoded by the coding sequence ATGCACGAAATGCCTTTAATCTATGTTGGCGGAATACCGATTGACTTGTCAGCGGTACTGATGCTGGTGATCAGTTCGGTGATCGTGTTCGCTCTGGTCATGCTGTCCGTCCGCAACCTGTCTGTTGATAATCCGTCACGACTCCAGAATTTCATGGAGTGGGTCGTTGAATTTGTACAGGGACTGATCAGCAGCGCCATGGATTTGAAGAAAGGGAAGCCTTACATATCACTGGGATTGACGCTGATACTGTTTATCTTCGTCTCCAATCTCCTTGGTCTGCCGTTTTCCTTCATTACAGAAGCCGAAGGTCCGGTTCACATTTTTGGACATGTTATCGAAGCAACCAAAAATCTGACACATGGCGAGCATGTAGAGATTCTGTGGTATAAATCGCCGACTGCAGATATCAATGTAACCGCCGGGCTGGCGATTGTCGTGTTTGTACTAATGAACTATTTGGGAATCAAGCTGAATGGCAAACATTATTTCAAACACTATATTGAGCCGTTCCCGATCTTCTTGCCGCTTAACATCATTGAGAACCTGGCGAAGCCGGTGGCGCTTGCCATTCGTCTATTTGCTAATATTTTTGCCGGCGAGGTTCTGATCACCGTAATTCTGAAGCTGGGGATATTCAGTATCCCGTTCCTGGCTGTCTGGCAGGGCTTCAGTATCTTTGTTGGTGCGCTTCAGGCGTTTATCTTTACGATTCTGACGATGGTGTACATCGCGCAGATGACGATCCACGAGGAAGAAGCACATTAA
- the atpA gene encoding F0F1 ATP synthase subunit alpha: MGIRPEEISTLIKNQIEQYKADIEVAEIGTVIQVGDGIARVYGLENAMAGELLEFSNGVVGMALNLEESNVGVVILGEYTAIREGDQVKRTGQIMQVPVGEAMLGRVVNALGQPLDGKGPIATTEFRPVEHNAPGVIDRKSVHEPMQTGLKAIDAMVPIGRGQRELIIGDRQTGKTAIAIDAIINQKGNGMKCIYVAIGQKQSTVAQVVETLRRHGALEYTIVVTASASEPSPLLYIAPYAGCAMGEYFMYKGEHVLVIYDDLSKQASAYRELSLLLRRPPGREAFPGDVFYLHSRLLERAAKLSDALGGGSLTALPFIETQASDVSAYIPTNVISITDGQIFLESDLFNSGQRPAINVGISVSRVGGSAQIKAMKKVAGSLRLDLAQYRELQAFSQFGSDLDKSTQARLNRGARMMEILKQGVNQPLNVEHQVLSLYTAVKGHLDDIPVKDVKRFEKEFLAYIDSSATEILQSITDTKDLTADNEAALKETIEKFKRGFATS; the protein is encoded by the coding sequence TTGGGCATCAGACCTGAAGAGATCAGCACTTTGATCAAAAATCAAATTGAGCAATATAAAGCCGATATCGAAGTGGCCGAAATTGGCACCGTCATTCAAGTCGGAGACGGTATCGCCCGTGTCTACGGTCTGGAAAACGCAATGGCAGGGGAACTGCTGGAGTTCTCCAACGGTGTAGTAGGCATGGCGCTTAACCTGGAAGAAAGCAACGTCGGTGTTGTTATCCTGGGTGAATACACAGCCATTCGTGAAGGCGATCAAGTCAAACGTACAGGACAAATTATGCAGGTTCCGGTTGGGGAAGCCATGCTGGGCCGTGTAGTGAATGCACTGGGGCAGCCGCTTGACGGCAAAGGTCCAATTGCAACGACTGAATTCCGTCCTGTAGAACATAATGCACCGGGCGTTATCGACCGTAAATCGGTTCATGAACCGATGCAGACAGGTCTGAAAGCGATCGATGCCATGGTACCAATCGGCCGCGGACAACGCGAACTGATCATTGGTGACCGTCAAACCGGTAAGACTGCGATCGCCATTGATGCAATCATCAACCAAAAAGGCAACGGCATGAAGTGTATCTATGTTGCGATTGGTCAAAAACAATCTACAGTAGCACAGGTAGTAGAAACCCTCCGCCGTCACGGCGCGCTGGAATATACTATCGTTGTAACCGCGTCGGCTTCCGAGCCTTCTCCGCTGCTCTATATTGCTCCATACGCAGGCTGCGCAATGGGCGAATACTTCATGTATAAAGGCGAGCATGTTCTTGTTATTTATGATGACCTTTCGAAGCAGGCTTCGGCTTACCGCGAATTGTCCTTGCTGCTCCGCCGTCCACCGGGCCGTGAAGCATTCCCGGGTGACGTATTCTACTTGCACTCCCGTCTGCTGGAACGTGCGGCTAAGCTCAGCGATGCGCTTGGTGGAGGTTCATTAACCGCCCTTCCTTTCATCGAAACACAGGCTTCTGACGTATCGGCTTACATTCCTACGAACGTAATCTCGATTACCGATGGTCAAATCTTCCTTGAATCCGATCTGTTCAACTCCGGTCAGCGTCCGGCGATCAACGTCGGTATCTCCGTATCCCGTGTAGGGGGTTCCGCGCAGATCAAAGCAATGAAGAAGGTTGCCGGTTCCCTGCGTCTGGATTTGGCTCAATACCGTGAGCTTCAGGCCTTCTCCCAGTTCGGTTCCGATCTGGATAAATCTACGCAAGCCCGTTTGAACCGCGGTGCGCGTATGATGGAGATTCTGAAACAAGGCGTAAACCAGCCGCTTAATGTTGAGCACCAAGTGCTCAGTCTGTACACCGCTGTCAAAGGACATCTGGATGATATTCCTGTCAAAGACGTGAAGCGTTTCGAGAAGGAATTCCTGGCGTATATCGACAGCAGTGCAACTGAAATCCTTCAATCCATTACGGATACCAAGGATCTGACAGCAGACAACGAGGCAGCACTCAAAGAAACGATCGAGAAATTCAAAAGAGGCTTTGCTACAAGCTAA
- the atpF gene encoding F0F1 ATP synthase subunit B has translation MTIVWTNILFSIIAFGILYFLLSKFAFSKLFGIMEKRREMVLQQMDEAAKTREQAVAYVEEQKQALQQARQEAQAIIQQSQVTSNNQVDKLLDQAKAEATRLKDEAVRDIESEKNKAVEALRSELGTASVRIASKLLEKEVKADGEQEQLVDQYLKEVGGRP, from the coding sequence GTGACTATCGTTTGGACAAATATATTGTTTTCCATTATCGCCTTTGGGATCCTGTATTTCCTGCTCAGCAAATTTGCATTCAGCAAGCTGTTCGGAATTATGGAGAAGCGCCGCGAAATGGTGCTGCAGCAAATGGATGAAGCAGCCAAGACCAGAGAACAGGCGGTCGCTTACGTAGAAGAACAGAAGCAGGCTCTGCAGCAGGCACGCCAAGAGGCGCAGGCTATCATTCAGCAGTCCCAGGTTACAAGCAACAATCAGGTTGACAAGCTTCTGGATCAGGCTAAAGCTGAAGCTACCCGCCTTAAGGACGAAGCAGTCCGTGATATTGAGAGCGAGAAGAACAAGGCTGTGGAAGCTTTGCGCAGCGAGCTGGGTACAGCATCGGTCCGCATTGCATCCAAGCTGCTTGAAAAAGAAGTTAAGGCTGACGGCGAACAGGAACAACTCGTTGATCAATACCTCAAAGAGGTAGGAGGCCGACCATGA
- a CDS encoding F0F1 ATP synthase subunit delta: MSRDTVVAKRYAKALYSAAVDEGITLEVEAQLRLVVEVLHYDAEVKQFILAPRISQSDKLNVLRGALKGKVSEAVMNMVELLVERGRTDIFAELLATYVKIEGDALGIGDATVYSAYSLNQEEQDSVAAEFSQLTNRKIRVTNVVDKSLLGGLKVIIGDTLYDGSLSGKLERLEKSFNDKQRR; encoded by the coding sequence ATGAGCCGCGATACGGTAGTTGCCAAACGCTATGCCAAAGCCTTGTACAGTGCAGCAGTGGATGAAGGCATTACACTTGAAGTGGAAGCCCAGCTTAGGTTAGTAGTCGAAGTGCTTCATTATGATGCAGAGGTGAAACAGTTCATTCTGGCACCGCGCATCTCGCAATCCGACAAGCTGAATGTGCTGCGCGGAGCGCTTAAAGGTAAAGTCTCGGAAGCGGTAATGAACATGGTAGAACTGCTGGTAGAGCGGGGCAGAACCGATATTTTCGCAGAACTGCTGGCCACGTACGTCAAGATAGAAGGGGACGCCCTTGGCATCGGCGATGCTACTGTATACTCCGCCTATTCTCTGAATCAAGAGGAACAGGATAGTGTAGCGGCAGAGTTCAGCCAGCTTACAAACCGCAAGATTCGTGTTACCAATGTGGTGGATAAGAGCCTGCTAGGCGGACTGAAGGTCATCATCGGCGATACGCTGTATGACGGCAGTCTATCCGGCAAGCTGGAGCGTCTTGAGAAATCCTTTAATGATAAGCAAAGAAGATAG
- a CDS encoding ATP synthase subunit I, translating to MDNMTPVINTVTRVTVIIMAGLLMGWALHHETRAVTLGMSLGLLAGLVNFRYLALKVRRVTQAVADKQKSSFSLGFATRISFAILVTMFSVKIEHFSLEATIAGLFIPQLLSIPVGIYLGIKNKL from the coding sequence ATGGATAATATGACTCCCGTAATCAATACCGTTACCAGGGTGACAGTAATCATTATGGCAGGCTTGTTAATGGGATGGGCTCTTCATCATGAGACCCGTGCAGTTACTCTGGGCATGTCGCTGGGCTTGCTGGCAGGACTCGTTAACTTTCGTTATCTTGCCCTCAAAGTAAGAAGGGTGACACAGGCGGTTGCGGATAAACAGAAAAGTTCTTTCAGCCTTGGTTTCGCTACAAGAATCAGTTTCGCTATTCTGGTCACCATGTTTTCGGTCAAAATCGAGCATTTCTCGCTGGAGGCAACGATTGCCGGCCTGTTCATCCCCCAGCTTCTATCTATTCCCGTGGGGATATATTTAGGAATCAAGAATAAGCTGTAG
- the atpE gene encoding F0F1 ATP synthase subunit C, with protein MEFLAAAIAVGLGALGAGLGNGMIVSKTVESIARQPEARNALQTTMFIGVGIVEVIPLAATVIAFLIMFT; from the coding sequence ATGGAATTTTTGGCAGCAGCAATCGCGGTTGGTTTAGGCGCACTCGGTGCAGGTCTTGGTAACGGTATGATCGTCAGCAAAACAGTTGAGTCCATCGCTCGTCAACCGGAAGCACGTAACGCACTGCAGACAACAATGTTTATCGGTGTAGGTATCGTGGAAGTTATTCCTTTGGCCGCTACAGTTATCGCATTCCTGATCATGTTTACTTAA
- a CDS encoding AtpZ/AtpI family protein, protein MKEQKNEAGLGRIALVLGGAGSLLAAYIVIGFFVARWLQNLMDGPKLWLAIGTIAGMVLGVVNVALLIKKFLGEQNG, encoded by the coding sequence ATGAAGGAACAAAAGAACGAGGCCGGCCTGGGACGTATTGCTTTGGTTCTCGGGGGTGCAGGCAGCTTGCTTGCCGCTTACATTGTTATAGGTTTTTTTGTGGCAAGGTGGCTGCAGAACCTGATGGACGGACCTAAGCTTTGGCTGGCCATCGGAACAATTGCCGGGATGGTTCTCGGGGTTGTGAATGTTGCTTTGCTAATCAAAAAATTTCTGGGGGAGCAAAATGGATAA